A region of Thermococcus argininiproducens DNA encodes the following proteins:
- the rrp4 gene encoding exosome complex RNA-binding protein Rrp4: MRKIFVKNKDLVVPGTLLAQGPFKHGRGTFKEGSRIYSTVVGLVRVSNDTVSVVPLEGPYIPEVGDSVIGKIIDVKFSNWIVDIGAPYQAGLRIQDAVEGRVDILKTDLRKIFDIGDIIYAKVKAFNEINQIDLMTKGMPFSGGPLKGGQLVKITPSKVPRLIGKGGSMINLIKNLTGTRIIVGQNGWVWVSGRKEELEKLAIEAILKVNRESHTQGLTDRVKEMLLQRLNELKEQGIIEEVPQLKEGEEE; this comes from the coding sequence ATGAGGAAGATTTTTGTAAAAAATAAGGATTTAGTGGTTCCAGGGACACTTTTGGCACAAGGACCGTTCAAACATGGAAGAGGTACTTTTAAAGAAGGCAGTAGAATATACTCAACCGTTGTTGGATTGGTTAGGGTGTCAAATGACACTGTGTCAGTAGTACCTCTTGAGGGCCCGTATATACCAGAGGTCGGAGATTCAGTAATTGGCAAAATAATTGATGTAAAGTTCTCAAACTGGATTGTTGACATCGGTGCGCCCTATCAAGCTGGACTTAGGATACAAGACGCTGTAGAAGGAAGAGTTGATATTTTGAAGACTGATTTGAGGAAAATATTTGATATAGGGGACATAATATACGCGAAAGTAAAAGCGTTTAATGAGATTAATCAGATTGATCTGATGACAAAAGGGATGCCCTTTAGTGGTGGGCCGTTGAAAGGAGGCCAACTAGTGAAAATAACCCCCTCAAAGGTTCCTCGTTTGATAGGAAAAGGTGGTTCAATGATAAACCTGATAAAGAATCTTACAGGGACCAGAATTATAGTAGGACAGAATGGATGGGTTTGGGTCAGTGGAAGGAAAGAGGAACTTGAAAAATTGGCCATAGAAGCCATCCTTAAAGTAAACAGAGAAAGTCACACTCAAGGATTGACAGATAGGGTTAAAGAAATGCTGCTTCAGAGATTAAACGAACTTAAAGAGCAAGGGATTATTGAAGAAGTCCCTCAATTAAAAGAAGGTGAAGAGGAATGA